CGAAGCGCCGCCTGCGTGGGCTTTTCGCTCACCTGTATGCGAAGCCATACGGCTCCATGGGAATAGTCCACCGGAGCGGCCCAATCCGCCGGCGTGCTTCCGGAAAGCGAAAAGGAGGCTTCGGGCCGGGTCACCGCTTCGGATCCATGGGCATAGCTGGTATCGATCAGGAGCAAGGCCCCTCCCTGCGCCCACGGGCGACCGCAGAGGGCGAACAGAAGGGGAATGATCGAATGGGAAAACCTAGCCACAAGCGCCTCCCGGCCCCGGAGCCCGACGGTTGTGAATCTAATCCTTCTTTCCGATATCCAAAGCCCGGAATCGGAACTTCGGCCTACGGTATCCCGTATTCCAAGATGAAGGGATACTCCTTATCGTGGCCGGCGGTGATTTCCGTCTTTCCGGAAATGCCGGCCAAGCCGCCTGTGCCCGAACCCTCGACGATGACGGTGGTCTGAACCATGCGGTCATGGGCGTAGGTCCCGGTATGGCGGAACACCAAGCTTCCCGTCGACCCATTCAACTTGCCGGTTACGCGTTCATATCCCACGTACTCCGCCGAACCGTCGCCCTGATAGGCCAACAGGTATTCCAGGAACCCTTCGCCTTCCAGGTCCCCGGAATAGGTTTTCCTCACGCTGGCCTTGGATAACTTGCCGGCATGGCCCGGGCCCGAAACGTCCGCCTCGGAAAAGGTTTTTTCATCCCATCCCGCGATTTTATAGCTCGCTTTGCATCGCATGGAACCTCCTGCTTCGCCGTGCTTCATCCAATAAACATTTTGCCATTGCGGGAGGTCGATGGAAACCAGGCCGACCGGGAAGACGGGATCCGGCCGCGGAGGGACGCGGGCGGGAAAAGGCGCGGGGGAGGGCCCGCGCCTTCGGAGTTCAGCGGCCGCTTACGGCCTGCGGCACGGAAATGCTCCGTCCCGCGGCGTTGTACATGACGGAGCCGGGCACGGGATGCCCGTTGTGGTCGAGGCGCACGAAGAGGCTGCGGGCGCGCCCGGCGGCGGAGGCGGAGGTATGCGGCGATTTGATTCCCACGATGACCGGTACGACCCAGCCGGGCAAATGGATTTCATCGACGCTGATATCCCCCTTATCGCCCGTCACGCCTTTATCCGTGGTCTGCCAGGCGATCTTGGTGGCCTTGGTCAGATCCATCTTGGATGGTTTCGCCCAGGTGGCCTGCGCGAAATCGCTCCACTTGAGCGAAACGAGCGTCCAATCCGCGGCGGCGGGCAAGCGTTTGAAGAAGAATCCGAAATCGGTGATGCCCAGGTTCTCCACGCGCACGTCGCAAGTCGAACCTTTCATATAGAAGGTGAGGCCCGAGGAGGTGCTGATGTCCACCGGCGTCGAATCGCCGAGCGGGTTCAAGGGAAACCCCATGCCGACGAAGGGGTTATTGGTGTTGCTCCCTTTGTCCAAGGAGTAACTGATCTTAGCGGATTTGGCCGTGCCCGCGGCCCCGCCGGCTGCCATGGTGAACAGGTTCGTCGTAGAGGTCTTGGGCGTGACCACGGATGCGCCTTTGTTCAGGACGTCGTCGTAGGTGAACCATTTGGTGCCGAGCCGGGTGTAATTATCGCCATCCTCGGCGTCATCGATCAGATCGGTCGCGCCCGCGTTGAAGTAAGCGGTGACGTTCATGTCGCTGGTCACCGTGACGGTCTTGGTGATCGTCGTTCCGGTGACGTCCCCTCCCCAGGAGGTGAAGGTGTTGCTGCCGGTGGGGACGGCTTCCAGGGTCACTTGATCGTTCAAGGCATAGGTGGCCTTGGCCGGGGTGAGCTTGACCGAACCGGCGCTCGCCGGGGACACGCCCGCGGTGATGGTGAAAGCGGACTTGGGGGTCGCGCTGGAGAAGTCCAGCATGTTGCCCGTCATGGTGAGCAGACTGATCAACTGCAAGGATTCGTTGTAGTAGTTGTCGTCGTCGATGAAGCTGGCCAGCTTCTTGTAGCAAGCGTCCAGCCAGGCCTGGTTGGCGGCGTCCACCATGGCGCCGGCGCCGAAAGGCCCCAGGTAGGCGGGCAGGTTGTATTTCTGGACGGCGGTTCCGTTGAGCTGGTAGCCGGACATGATCAGGGCGGGATCGCCGGCGGTGCTGGTCTTGATCCAGGAAGTCATCTTGTTGGCGATGGTCTTGGCGCTGGCATCCCCGTACCAGGCATAGGCCAGGCCCATGCGCCAGGGTACGCGGGCGGCATCGTAGGTGTAGTTGACGCCACGGCTGTCCGGCTGGCCGGCATCATTGGTCCAATCCGCCACCAGTCCCGTGGTCGCGTTCTGTGCCCCCGATACCATGGCGTAATTCGCCGTGAGCACGGAAGCCCAGTCATTGCTATCCCACTTGAGCTTGTTGAACAGGCCGATGGCCGCGGCCACGAAGTAGGAGGGGTTCTTGGGACTGTCGAAAGCGTCCCCCGGCTTGAGTACCTTGGAGGCGCTCACCTCGTTCGCGTACAGCTTGTTGATCATGGTGGTGGCGGCGGTCTTGTATTTCGCGTCCCCCCATTGGAAGTAGGCCAGGCACAGGGCGAGCGTCGCGTCGAAGTCGCCGTCGGTGGCCCCGTTCTGTTCCGCTGCGCCCGAGAAGCCGTTGATCTTCCAGTTCATGAAACCGGCGCCGTTGGCGAAGTTCTGGTAGTATGCCCAGAGCTTATCGAATTTCGCCTGCGTATTGTTGGTCGCGTTGTCCATATAACACATGATGAGCATGCCGTAGCCGATGCCCTCGCTCACGGTCTGCGTGGGTGTGTCCCACTTGATGCGGGCCATGGCGCCGCTCTCTTCGTAATAATTGGTGACGAAGATTTTATAAGCGGCCTGCACGTCATTGTGGTCGGCGCCGGCGGGCTTGATGCCGAATGCGTACTTCTGATCCTGGGGGAAGGGGAATTTGGGGGCGGCCATGGCCGATCCCGCCGCCAGGCATAAAGATCCGAGAGCAAGTAAGTGGGTTCGCATCATGTTGGGTCCGTGGCTGGAGTGAATAAGAGGCACCCGGTTGGTCGGTAAAAACGGGTGTCCCGTTCGCGGAAACATCCGGGTCGCGAAAAATCCCCGGTTCGGCACAATTTTTCCCGGATAGGCATCCTACCAGAGACCCGAATTCAGCCCGTGAAAGGATATGCATGAACCCGTTCTCTTTTTCGCCGTCTTTCACCGTTTTACCCGCGGCCCTCGCCATCAGCCTCGGATTGGGGTTGATGGGCTGCAATCAACCTGAAACGCCAGTGGCGGCCGCCCCTTCCCCGGCAGAACAGCCGGCGGATTCCCCACGGGCGGCGACGGCCTTCGAACACGATTGGCTGGCCTTGAAGGCCCAGGGCCTGTCTCCCAAGGCCATGGCCGAGGCCGCACCCGGCCTGAGGGCCAAATATGGGCTTCCGCCCATTGAGTTAGCCCCTGGACAGGACGAGGCGGCGCCGGCGGGAGTTCCGGAAGCCGTGGCGCCGCAAGGGTTGGGCAAAACCGAAGTCGTGTTCAAAACTTTCGCGGCTAAACTCAGCCGCATCAACTTCTTTTTCGTGCATTTTCGCGATGTGAACGTAGGCGATGGCCAGACGATCACCATCCACTCCGGGGCCGTGGACCCTGGCACGGACCCGGCGGTCATCGCATTCTATAAGACGACGGGGAGCGCGGATCCCGCCGCCTACCAGGTCAAAATCGTGGCATGGAATGATGACTTTTCGCCTTATGAGGGGGTTAATGCTTCTGCTACCTGGGTGAACAATACCGGTTCCGCCAAAATGGTGCGCGTCCTAGGCTATAACTATCTGGGTGAGAACGCAGGGAAAACCTCCTTTTCGGTCATGGTTACCGAAAATTCCGGCGCCATTGATTACCTATCCTCGGAAAGCCGGTTTACCAGCGCCGCCCCCATTTACGACAATAATCCGCCCCACGGTAGTTCTTGCCAGGGGCCTTTCCTCAGCACCATCCGCTTGACAAAGGACTACAGCGCGGGATACGGTTCAGGCATCCTGGCATTCAATTACGGGAGCATGACGGGAGCCTATATCCGGGAAACCACCGCCAGCCTGAATCTGGACGCGGTACTGCCGGGTGTGTATCCCAACATGGTACTCGGATTCTATGAAGGCAAGAATTTCACCATCGATGACATCAACAATCTTCCCTACAGCGAATTCATGTGGGACCAAGAAGATAAATACCTCTGCCCTTTTTAATCGCAATTCGGGAGGTGGGGCCGATCCCGGAGCAGGTAACTTCGCCGTTACTGGAGCCGGGCTTGCCCCGTCCTTGGGGATTATAGGCCATTCGCGCCTCGCCCCGGCATGGTACCCGTCTCATTACCGTTCTGT
This region of Fibrobacterota bacterium genomic DNA includes:
- a CDS encoding DUF3224 domain-containing protein is translated as MRCKASYKIAGWDEKTFSEADVSGPGHAGKLSKASVRKTYSGDLEGEGFLEYLLAYQGDGSAEYVGYERVTGKLNGSTGSLVFRHTGTYAHDRMVQTTVIVEGSGTGGLAGISGKTEITAGHDKEYPFILEYGIP